The Pan troglodytes isolate AG18354 chromosome 6, NHGRI_mPanTro3-v2.0_pri, whole genome shotgun sequence genomic sequence agtttttcaacccttccccCCCTCTAGTAAGCCCCCGTGTCTATTGTTCCCGTCTTTATGTtcatgagtacccagtgtttagctcctacttataagtgagaacatgcagtgtttggttttctgttcctgcagaaATGTATCCACTTAGGATAAaagcctctagctgcatccatgttactgcaaaggacacgatttcttcttcttttcttttgtttcttctttctttctttcccttccttccttctctcttttctttctctttctctctctctcttttctgcatccatgttgctgcaaaggacatgatttcttcttttttctctcttcctttctctttcctttctttttttctttccttcccttccttccctccttttctttcttttactttttcttctttcgtctttctttcttcttcttgagtcgaagtcttgctctgttgcccaggctggagtgcagtgagtggtgtgattttggctcactgcaacctccgcttcctgggttcaagcaattctcctgcctcagcctcctgagtagctgggattacaggtgtgtgccaccacgcccagctaatgtttgtatttttagcagagacggggtttcaccatattggccaggcttgtctcaaactcctgacctcaagtgatccacccgcctcggcctctcacagtgctaggattacaggcgtgagccccatctcgttctttcttatggctgcgtGTTTTGATACTTTCAAATTACAAGGACTCAGTGAAGGCTATTTGTTGCCTTGAACTTCCCAAAGCATTTCCACAATCGATGGGGTTCTCAGTAAGAATCTGGGACTTGCAGGGCAGATGCTGTCAACGTCCCCATTTAACTGAGGCCTAGACCTACGTTCTTGTCCCTTTACAGGCAAGGTCCCTGGAGGAAGAGGTTCATCTAGAGGCTCATACAGATATACTGGAATGTACAGTAAAGTTTTGGCTGCCTGGGTTCATATCTAAACTCTGCAGCCTCAGGTCTCTTTCCACTATTAGAAAATGGggagaaggctgggcgcggtggctcacgcctgtaatcccagcactttgggaggccgagacgggcacatcacctgaggtcaggagtttgagaccagcctggccgacatggtgaaacctcgtctctactaaaaaaacaaaaaaaaaattggtgggcatggtggcgggcgcctgtaatcccacctactccagaggctgaggcaggagaatcgcctgaacccaggaggcggaggttgcagtgagccgagatcatgccactgcacttcagcctgggtgacagagtgagaccctgtctccaaaaaaaaaaaaaaaaaaagaaaagaaaagaaaatgaggagaatGTTAGCACTTAATTTCCCAGTATTGTGAGACTTAACATAtgtcagcctgggcagcatagcaagaccccacctctaccaaaaatttaaaaattagctgggcatggtggctggggcacgcctgtggtcccaggtactagggaggctgaggcaggaagatcacttgagccgaggagatTGAGGTGGCAGTGACCTACAatcgcgtcactgtactccaattaaaaaataagtgtcgggccaggcgcggtggctcacgcctgtaatcccagcactttgggaggccgagacaggcagatcacgaggtcaggagatggagaccatcctggctaacaccgtgaaaccccgtctctactaaaaatacaaaaaattagccgggtgtggtggcacacgcctgtagtcccagctactcaggaggctgaggcaggagaatcgcttgcacccgggcagcggaggttgcagtgagttgagatagcactccagcctgggcgacagagagagactccgtctcaaaaaaaaaaagtgtggcactcaataaatgagtTGTTATTTCAGTGGCAAGCCCTGAAAGGGGGTCTACAAAGGCCCAGTGGGCGAGGCTGAGGAAATGCCTGGACACGACCCTTCTCATGGCATTCCCGGGGCGCCCGCATCAGCCCCTACCCACTCCCGCTCGGGGACTTTCTCGGAAGCGCGCTTCTTCTTCCAGCAGCCTCGAGGCCGGCCCCGTCCAGGTCTCTTTAGCTCCGCCCCCTGGTGAGGGGCGTGGCCTCCTCAGGGCCGGGGCGTGGCCCAACCGGGAACTGGGGCGTCGAACTCCCCTTCCCAGTCTGGAGCCACCCAATCCAGGCGGGGCGGGAGGCTGATCACGTGACCAGCGATAGGTCTCACCCTCCTCATATGCCAGTACCACCTCCTCCAGTCCCAGAGGGGGGATGTCTTACTCCTTTCCGTGAAGCAAACCCTTTATTTGAGTACGGTTTGCGTCCACAAAGCGCAGGGTGAGAACCTTGGGAGCGACTGGGCCCGTCTTTGCTCCCTCGGTGGGGTTTTGTCTCCTGGCTTCCCCCAAGTGCGAGGCAGTTGGTCTCGCCCAGCCGGGTCCTGGGCGCGGCGGCGGCAGCCGCGTCACTGGCGGGCGGGATCCCTCCGCTCTGGGGAGGCAGCGCTGGCGGCGGGGCTGGGGCCACTGAGGAAATCCatccgcgccgccgccgccgccgccgccgccgcctcctccgcCGCGGAGGAAGACAGCGCCGCCCGCGCACCGCCAGCGACCCCCGCCGCAGAGTCCCACCGCCACAGGTACCTTCGCTGGCAAAAGGAGTCCTCTCGCCCCCCAGCCCCAATTTCCCCCAGGGGAACCTCTCTTCCTTCGGTCTCCCCGGGCTGGCCTCCTGGGAGAGGACGTAACTCCCCAgacctcccctcccttcccctcttgcCCGGTCGCTCCCAAACCCGGAAGGGGAACTGGGGGAACCCTCACCCCCCACCGTGCGTGCGCTTCCCCGCACCATCAGCGAAGTTTTTGCCCGACCCCAGACCCCAGCCCAGCCCCGACTGCCTCTTGCTCCCTCGGAAGTTGGGGGGCTAAATTCCGGGCTTCCTctaggccccgccccgccccctttCCCCACCGCCACTCTCCCGCCTGCCCCCGGGGAGCACCCCTCGTGTCCTCCACTGTCGCACCCCTGCCGGCCCTCGCCTTGCACAACTCCAAAATCGGGGAGAAGCAGGCAAGGCCGCGCGCCACCCTTCCTTTCGTCTCCACCCTACCCACGATTTGGGTGCTGCCCGTGGTTTCTGGCCCCACTTGCCGAAACTGGAGCCCTCGGCGCCCTATTCCCTTTACAGATCCTCACCCCAAGCCCAGCTCCCAGGCGCCCGCCCCCCGCCCAGCTTTCTTTTAGGCAAAATGGAGGTCGTGGGGGCTGGAGGGCCAGGCCCACTGCGCTTCGCAGCGCCGCACCAGCCCGCGCCTTCCAGCTGCCAGATCCAGGGACCCTCCCGTCACCTCTCCTGAGCCCCGCCAGACCTGCGGAGGCGGTTGCACCCTCATTTCTCTATGGAGCCCCGGCTGCTATATCCCTAGAGTCTGGGGGCTGCTGAGGGCCCTGGGGGGTGATGGGGACCGAGGGCTGAGAACGTCGCCCCCGCCCCCAGTTTCTTCCTCCAGCCGTGCTTCCTTCTGCCCTGGGCCTCCGGCGGTGCCGCCAGGCCTGGGCTGCTAGTAGGTGGAAGAGGCTTTGTGCGGGCCTGGGGGTTGGGTAGAGTAAGGAGTTCTGcccgcaccccccaccccccgattTTGAGGGTCACCCCTTGGCACTGGCGTAGAAAGCTGAACTTATAAGGAGGGGAAATGTCAGTGGGGAAGAGGAACGCCCTGCGCCTGGGGGAAGTGGGAGCTGGGTGGGGGACGCCTGGGCCGGCCAAGTGCAGTGTGTACGGCCGGATCGCACAGGTGTCCCGCGGGCGGAGGAGGACTCAGGCTCCCGGAGCCGAGTCAGCCAGGCCCCTGGGGCCCGGGCGCCGAGCCTGCGGGCTGGGCCCCCCGGGTGTCCGGGGCGCCGCGGCCAGGCCGCCTGGGGCGGCCCGCCCGCGCCTGGGAGAGAGCACCTCCGCGCCTCGGGGCCGGGGACCTCGTTGCGGAGCCGTAATTACTCGAGACTGGCTCCCACGGGCTTTCTGCGGGCGCGGCGGGGCGGGCGGTCCCTGCGCTGGAGGGAGTAGCGGCTCGGGGCTGCCTTCCCCGCCGCTGTCACCCCCACCCGCGGCGGACGGCTAATGGGGCGCAGCCGGACCGGGGATTATCCGGGGTGAGCCGTCCAGAACCTATTAGCGCCCAATCGGCTTTTCCCAAATCCTGTAAACAGCCACCCGGGCCGGTTCTGGGGAGGGCGGGAGGCTGGGTCGGGCGGGGGCGATGGGGCCGGGGGTGGGGTCACCCACCCTACAGGTCTCTGCCGTGGATGCGGTTGCCTTGGCAACGGGGCTAGGGTGGGGGCATTTCACCAATGAGGTGCTCTCGGTCCGGGTGACGGTTGCCTAGGCAACCCCACGAACAGCCCAGCTTTCCCCTCTGGTCTCTCCCCCCACCCGCCACCATCGAAGCTGggggtgtgtgtggagggtgtgCGCCTTGTGGGGTGAATTTCAAGAGGCACCGCCCCTTTTAAAATTAGGTGCTTGGAGGGCGGTGCCTGTGCGGGCTGGGGCAGAAGCCAGGTCTGTTTTCGAAGggacacccccacccccgccccagttCCTGCCGCGGGTGTCCTGCCCGGGCTGTGTCCGAGGGAGGGGTTTCCCCTGCGCTTCCTCTTGCACTTCCCGCTCCGTTTCCGGGGGGCGGGAGGAAGATTGGGGAAGTCGGCTCTTACTCGGCGACGTCTCTGGTGCCGGAGACCCTGGTTGTGTCCGGGGACGGCGGCCGCgccgccccttccccctccccttgctTACCCCTTCCGGGCCGCGCTGCAACCCCGCCTTTCTCCCCACTTCCCCGGCGGCCTCGGGCCTGACGTCAGCCCTGCATCCCCCAGGCCTCGGGCCAGCGGCCAGGAgctgcctcccccagcccccgtCCCGCGGCCCCCAGCCGCCCCCAACCCCCCACGGGCCCGGCGCCATGAGTGAGCTGGAGCAACTGAGACAGGAGGCCGAGCAGCTCCGGAACCAGATCCGGGTGAGGGCCTGGTGCGGGGCGGGCGATTCATGTGTACACCGCCCGGTGCCCTGGACCGGGTTGGGTGAGGGtgttggtgggggaagggggagggagggcccCTTAATGGCTCAGAATCTGACCCTGTCCACTCCTGTCTTctgttctcttctctccctttcctccccaACCTGTCTTCTCTCGCGTCTCTCTGGCTCTGCCATCCCTTACAGGATGCCCGAAAAGCATGTGGGGACTCAACATTGACCCAGGTGAGGGCACTTGGTGGCCAGGGGATAACTAGGGGTTGAAGGGGCAAGGATCAGAGGCCGCTGCTCTCTGCAGTCCTGCTGCCTGGGCCTCCCCGAGCGCATTCTGTCTCTACCTCCAGATCACAGCTGGGCTGGACCCAGTGGGGAGAATCCAGATGAGGACCCGGAGGACCCTCCGTGGGCACCTGGCAAAGATCTATGCCATGCACTGGGGGACCGACTcaaggtgtgtgtgtgcgcgGGCTGGCGCTGTGGGCCGACTTTCTAGCAGGCCGTGGGAGCAGCCTCAGATCTGGCGGAGTAAGCAGGCCACCAAAATACCCAGCGTACGTCTGGAAAAACGGTGACTCCCAGACATGTCCGCCAGACCTGGACAGGCAGGACCATGCTGGTGAGAACTTGTGGGCTGCAGCTGGAGACTGTCTctcaggtggctcacgcctgtaatcccagcacgtggggaggccagggcaggatcacttgagctcaggagtttgagaccagcctgggcaacatagtgagaccctggctctactaaaaattgaaaaatgagctgggtgtggtggtgctcaccttgtagtcccagctatgcgggggagactgaggtgggaggatcacttgagcctaggagttccaggctgcagtgagctgtgatggtgccactgcactccagcctgcacaacagagagagaccctaccTTCTCCCACCCAAAGGGAAGGGGGTGTGTCTTGTTTTCACGCCACCCTTCTGCTCTCCCTACATCGTTCCCCACCAGGCTGCTGGTCAGCGCCTCCCAGGATGGGAAGCTCATCATCTGGGACAGCTACACCACCAACAAGGTAGGGTGGCGCGGGCTGCGGGGTGGGGCAGGGCCACAGGGCCCTGGCTGGCTCTGACCCCGGCGCTGCCCCTGCTCCGCAGGTCCACGCCATCCCGCTGCGCTCCTCCTGGGTAATGACCTGTGCCTACGCGCCCTCAGGGAACTTTGTGGCCTGTGGGGGGTTGGACAACATCTGCTCCATCTACAGCCTCAAGACCCGCGAGGGCAACGTCAGGGTCAGCCGGGAGCTGCCTGGCCACACTGGTGAGGGGCCTGGCCCAGTTCGGGCCCTTTTTGGGGTTGGGGGGTGCACTGCCCTCCGTGTGGAGACCTGGCTGACCAGCTCCTTCCCCAGGGTACCTGTCGTGTTGCCGCTTCCTGGATGACAACCAAATCATCACCAGCTCTGGGGATACCACCTGGTGAGGCTCTGCCAGGGCTGGGCAGTCTGGGCAAACCCACACTTCCTGCCTCAGGGGCCACCGTCCCAGTGCTCAACATGCAGCATGCACCATAGCCTCCCTCTCCTGGTGGGCGCTAAGGGGGTCAGGGAGGGATGCATCCCCTCCCCACCTAAGGCTCTGAGAAGAGCCTCCCTGGACCCTTCCACAGGGTTGGGCTCACGTGGTGGGGCGGGGAGAACAGGGACCCTGTTCTTCGCCCTGtctcttatcttttctttcttcctgtcacCTCTCCAGTGCCCTGTGGGACATTGAGACAGGCCAGCAGACAGTGGGTTTTGCTGGACACAGTGGGGATGTGATGTCCCTGTCCCTGGCCCCCGATGGCCGCACGTTTGTGTCAGGCGCCTGTGATGCCTCTATCAAGCTGTGGGACGTGCGGGATTCCATGTGCCGACAGACCTTCATCGGCCATGAATCCGACATCAATGCAGTGGCTGTGAGTTTTGGGGCGAGCTGGGCCAGGCCCTCCCCACCAGgctcctggccctgcccctcaccctcaccccatcTGGGTCCCGTGTCCTGCAGTTCTTCCCCAACGGCTACGCCTTCACCACCGGCTCTGACGACGCCACATGCCGCCTCTTCGACCTGCGGGCCGATCAGGAGCTCCTCATGTACTCCCATGACAACATCATCTGTGGCATCACCTCTGTTGCCTTCTCACGCAGCGGCCGGCTGCTGCTCGCTGGCTACGACGACTTCAACTGCAACATCTGGGATGCCATGAAGGGCGACCGTGCAGGTGACAGCTGGGGCCCAGGCTGGGTGGGCGGGGACCTGGAGCCCAGGCCCAATGGGTTCTGACTTCTCCCTTCTTCACAGGAGTCCTCGCTGGCCACGACAACCGCGTGAGCTGCCTCGGGGTCACCGACGATGGCATGGCTGTGGCCACGGGCTCCTGGGACTCCTTCCTCAAGATCTGGAACTAATGGCCCCACCCCCACTGGGCCCAGGCCGGGAGGGGCCCTGCCCATGCCCACACTACAGGCCAGGGCTGCGGGGCTGGCGCAATCCCAGCCCCCTTCCCCGGGCCACGGGGCCTTGGGTCCCTGCCCTCCCACCCAGGTTTGGTTCCTCCCGGGGCCCCCACTGTGGAGATAAGAAGGGGATGGaatgggggaagaggaggagcaggaggcccTCATCCTTCTGCTGCCCTGGGGTTGGGGCCTCACCCCTCTGGACGGCCAGAGGCAGGAGGTGGAAACCCCAGGGGCTGGCTTTTTTAAAactggttttattttaatttttattatattttcagtttttccataaaGGAGCCAATTCCAACTCTGTACCTGGTCTCTGCCCTTGCTGTGTTCTCCTTGTTTCTGGACTTTGTTGCCTGAGGGCTGCTGAGGGGGGTGGATGGCGGGGAAGGTATGGGGCC encodes the following:
- the GNB2 gene encoding guanine nucleotide-binding protein G(I)/G(S)/G(T) subunit beta-2, which produces MSELEQLRQEAEQLRNQIRDARKACGDSTLTQITAGLDPVGRIQMRTRRTLRGHLAKIYAMHWGTDSRLLVSASQDGKLIIWDSYTTNKVHAIPLRSSWVMTCAYAPSGNFVACGGLDNICSIYSLKTREGNVRVSRELPGHTGYLSCCRFLDDNQIITSSGDTTCALWDIETGQQTVGFAGHSGDVMSLSLAPDGRTFVSGACDASIKLWDVRDSMCRQTFIGHESDINAVAFFPNGYAFTTGSDDATCRLFDLRADQELLMYSHDNIICGITSVAFSRSGRLLLAGYDDFNCNIWDAMKGDRAGVLAGHDNRVSCLGVTDDGMAVATGSWDSFLKIWN